Within bacterium, the genomic segment TCGAGCTCTGGCATCGTTTCTCGGCCGCCTACCCGGATGAGCCCCTTCGCGTCGTCACAGTGAACTCTGAAAAGGACGGACTCGGTTCTACGGACCGGGCCGCCATCGACAGCTATGTCGAGGAGAACGGCGTCACCCTTCCCGTACACATCGACGAGGGTCTCGTGCTTTTCAATACCTACGCGGTCAAGGCCGTCCCCACCGTGTTCTTCCTTGACCGGATCGGTAAAGTTCTTTACAGGTATGCCGGTTTCCCCACCAGTGCGCCCCTGGATCTCCAGGAGGAACTGGAGATCAGGCTCGGCCTCCGGAAGCGGCAGACGGATCAGGAGGCCGCCTCCCGTGGAAAGCTGGCATACCAGCCGAAAAACAACGGGCTCCTCTACTACAATATGGCCGTGCAGCTGAAGAAAAAGGGGTTTCCCATGAAGGCCCGCCAGAGGCTGTTGAAGGCGTTGGAGCGGGACCCCGAATACCTGGATCCGCTGCTGGCCCTCGAGGAGGATTTTTTCGCCGAGGGCAGGACCCCGGATTCGGAAAAGGCCCTGGGCGTGTTTCTCCTCGATAACGGTTTCACCGAACTTTCGAAACGGTACAGCGGGGGCAGATGACCCCCTGCCCCCCCCGGTCAGCCGATCGTTTTACGCAGCGTGACACGCTTCAGAAAGATCAGCTTTTCCTTCCCCGGAGGGGAACCACCCAGAACCGGAAACCGGTTTTGGTTTTTCATTTCCTTTAAATGGTGATAAATTCAAATATTGTTTTACTGTGTGAAATTATTCTTTACCTGAGAGGTCAATGATGGTGGGTTTCATTCGAAAATCGGCACTGCTGATGACAGTGGTGATCATATCCACGCTGGCAGTCCCGGCCATCGGGCAGCCTGAAAGGGGCATCGAAGTGGGCCAGGGGATCGGGCCGCGGGAGATGAGGACCATCGAGCGGGAAAAGATCAATGTCCCCGATCCCGAGGGGCTCACCGTGGTCGTCTTCTGGGCCACCTGGAGCCCGCGGTCCGCGAAAGCGCTGGAGCTCTGGCAGCGTTTTGGCGCCCGGTACGCCGGGCACGGTGTCCGGGTGATCACGGTCAACGCCGACAACCAGGATATGGGCCGGGAAGATGAGATCAGGATCCGGGATTACCTCGCTGAGAACAGCCTCTCCCTCCCGGTCATCATGGATGCCCGGCTCGATCTTTTTAACGAGATCGGGGTCATCGTCCTTCCGACATCCCTGTTTTTCAAGCCGGACGGGACCCTGGACTACAAGTACCCGGGTTTCCCTTCCAGCGCGGAACTGGATCTCCAGGAGGACCTGGAGAGCAGGCTTGGGATAGCGAAGGAACCCACACAGGAAGAGGCCGCCAGCCGCGGCAAGCTGGCTTACCAGCCGAGGAACAACGCGCTTTTGTTCTTCAACATGGGTAAAATGCTCCACCGGAAAGGGTTCCCCGAAAAAGCCAGGGCCAAATATGTCGAGGCTCTGCAGAAGGATCCCGGGTACGCTGATCCGCTCCGCGCTCTTGAGGGT encodes:
- a CDS encoding redoxin domain-containing protein, whose translation is MMVGFIRKSALLMTVVIISTLAVPAIGQPERGIEVGQGIGPREMRTIEREKINVPDPEGLTVVVFWATWSPRSAKALELWQRFGARYAGHGVRVITVNADNQDMGREDEIRIRDYLAENSLSLPVIMDARLDLFNEIGVIVLPTSLFFKPDGTLDYKYPGFPSSAELDLQEDLESRLGIAKEPTQEEAASRGKLAYQPRNNALLFFNMGKMLHRKGFPEKARAKYVEALQKDPGYADPLRALEGLFFAEGRTPEAQEQLRSFLTANGLEGVIEKISQGETGQKAAVAATPGSPPKAETEKEISPMERMRLLMEKEN
- a CDS encoding redoxin family protein: MRSVTIIKALFTGGIRKRTSSLSMIVFLAMLPTVVFAGVSDREVAVGDLLPAQVLELKDGNRFNVPSGEGVTVVLFWATWSPRSAPALELWHRFSAAYPDEPLRVVTVNSEKDGLGSTDRAAIDSYVEENGVTLPVHIDEGLVLFNTYAVKAVPTVFFLDRIGKVLYRYAGFPTSAPLDLQEELEIRLGLRKRQTDQEAASRGKLAYQPKNNGLLYYNMAVQLKKKGFPMKARQRLLKALERDPEYLDPLLALEEDFFAEGRTPDSEKALGVFLLDNGFTELSKRYSGGR